One window from the genome of Streptomyces sp. NBC_00287 encodes:
- a CDS encoding branched-chain amino acid ABC transporter permease has protein sequence MTGFLDNVLNGLALGSVYALVALGFVIIFKASGVINFAHGSLLLLGGYLTAVLHEDLGFAGALAVSVLVTAAVAGLMDRFLLQVGGQDPQAAHVQTIVTIGVDIVILTDLSRRIGGDLLTLGDPWGDSVSGLGPITVADSRLAAIVVSTVVIAGVFALFRYTNWGLALRASAEDMEAAALMGVRLVRMRTLAWCLAGGLAALAAVFLAAFPAPGLERTTGQIALKAFPAAILGGMASPPGALAGSLLIGLTEALVAGYQTELHVLGEGFGDVAPYAVMVLVLLVRPNGLFGAKGAARV, from the coding sequence ATGACCGGCTTCCTCGACAACGTCCTCAACGGCCTCGCCCTGGGCTCGGTCTACGCCCTGGTCGCCCTCGGCTTCGTCATCATCTTCAAGGCCTCGGGCGTCATCAACTTCGCCCACGGCTCCCTGCTCCTGCTCGGCGGCTACCTCACCGCCGTACTCCACGAAGACCTCGGCTTCGCGGGCGCCCTCGCGGTGTCCGTGCTGGTCACGGCGGCCGTGGCCGGGCTCATGGACCGGTTCCTGCTCCAGGTCGGCGGACAGGATCCGCAGGCCGCCCATGTGCAGACGATCGTGACGATCGGCGTCGACATCGTCATCCTCACCGACCTGTCCCGTCGCATCGGCGGCGACCTGCTCACCCTCGGCGACCCCTGGGGCGACTCGGTGAGCGGCCTCGGCCCCATCACGGTGGCCGACAGCCGCCTCGCCGCGATCGTGGTCTCCACCGTCGTCATCGCCGGCGTGTTCGCCCTCTTCCGGTACACCAACTGGGGCCTGGCGCTCAGGGCTTCGGCGGAGGACATGGAGGCCGCCGCGCTGATGGGCGTACGGCTGGTGCGGATGCGCACCCTCGCCTGGTGCCTGGCGGGCGGACTCGCCGCGCTGGCCGCGGTGTTCCTCGCCGCCTTCCCGGCCCCGGGCCTTGAGCGTACGACCGGACAGATCGCCCTGAAGGCCTTCCCGGCCGCCATCCTCGGCGGCATGGCCTCCCCGCCCGGCGCCCTCGCCGGCAGCCTCCTGATCGGCCTGACCGAGGCGCTCGTCGCCGGATACCAGACCGAACTGCACGTCCTCGGCGAAGGGTTCGGCGATGTGGCGCCCTATGCGGTGATGGTCCTCGTCCTCCTGGTACGGCCCAACGGGCTGTTCGGCGCGAAGGGAGCGGCCCGTGTCTGA
- a CDS encoding Gfo/Idh/MocA family protein, which yields MRIGLLGTGPWAQLAHAPALSEHPGVDFVGVWGRRADAAKDLAARHDIRAYDDVDALLADVDAVAVALPPSVQAELAVRAARAGCHLLLDKPLATTVEQGRAVVEAAEEAGVASVVFFTTRFQPETEEWITEQAAAQGWFTAHAQWLGAVFNGGDSPFANSPWRREKGALWDVGPHALSVLLPVLGEVREVAAAAHGPGDTVHLVLGHAGGASSALALSLTAPSAAAGAAVELRGEAGVTHLPASTQGVVPAFMRATDALLAAARTGQPHPCDAAFGLRVTEILTEADALLNG from the coding sequence ATGCGCATCGGACTGCTCGGCACCGGCCCGTGGGCGCAGCTGGCCCACGCCCCGGCCCTCAGCGAACACCCGGGGGTCGACTTCGTCGGGGTGTGGGGCCGCCGCGCGGACGCGGCGAAGGACCTCGCCGCCCGCCATGACATCCGGGCCTACGACGATGTCGACGCCCTGCTCGCCGATGTGGACGCCGTCGCCGTGGCGCTGCCGCCGTCCGTCCAGGCCGAGCTTGCGGTGCGGGCCGCGCGGGCGGGCTGTCATCTGCTGCTGGACAAGCCGCTGGCGACGACGGTCGAGCAGGGACGGGCGGTGGTCGAGGCGGCCGAGGAGGCCGGGGTCGCTTCGGTGGTCTTCTTCACCACCCGGTTCCAGCCGGAGACCGAGGAGTGGATCACCGAACAGGCCGCCGCGCAGGGCTGGTTCACCGCGCACGCGCAGTGGCTGGGCGCCGTGTTCAACGGCGGCGACAGCCCGTTCGCGAACTCGCCGTGGCGACGGGAGAAGGGCGCCCTGTGGGACGTAGGACCGCATGCCCTGTCCGTGCTGCTGCCGGTCCTGGGCGAGGTGCGCGAGGTCGCGGCGGCCGCGCACGGGCCCGGGGACACCGTGCACCTGGTCCTCGGCCACGCCGGTGGCGCGTCGAGCGCGCTGGCGCTGAGCCTGACCGCCCCGTCGGCGGCGGCCGGGGCCGCCGTGGAGCTGCGCGGTGAGGCGGGGGTGACGCACCTTCCGGCGAGCACGCAGGGTGTGGTGCCGGCGTTCATGCGGGCGACGGACGCGCTGCTGGCCGCCGCCCGCACCGGACAGCCGCACCCGTGCGACGCGGCGTTCGGCCTGCGTGTCACCGAGATCCTCACCGAGGCCGACGCCCTGCTGAACGGCTGA
- a CDS encoding ABC transporter ATP-binding protein, whose amino-acid sequence MNDRTTAPPVLDVRDVTVRFAGLTALDSVSFTVVPGTVHAIIGPNGAGKSTCFNVLSGLYRPASGTVRLGDTDLTRLAPHRIAALGVARTFQNIVTTEGTVADNLMLGRHILSRAGFAASALRLPSAVREQREHLARAREIAELTGLGQHFDSPVALLSYGDRKRVEFARALCLEPSVLLLDEPVAGMNAAERARTAETIRAVRAELGLSVVLVEHDMGLVMRLADEVTVLDFGRVIAHGTPDEVRRDPEVLRAYLGTEATGEDAA is encoded by the coding sequence GTGAACGACCGCACCACCGCACCGCCCGTGCTCGACGTACGGGACGTCACCGTCCGGTTCGCCGGGCTCACCGCCCTGGACTCCGTGTCCTTCACGGTCGTCCCGGGCACCGTGCACGCCATCATCGGGCCCAACGGCGCCGGCAAGTCCACCTGCTTCAACGTGCTGTCCGGGCTGTACCGCCCCGCCTCCGGAACCGTCCGCCTCGGCGACACCGACCTGACCCGCCTCGCCCCGCACCGCATCGCCGCCCTGGGAGTGGCCCGCACCTTCCAGAACATCGTCACCACCGAAGGAACGGTCGCCGACAACCTGATGCTCGGCCGGCACATCCTGTCCCGCGCGGGCTTCGCCGCCAGCGCGCTGCGCCTGCCGAGCGCCGTGCGCGAACAGCGCGAGCACCTCGCCCGGGCCCGCGAGATCGCCGAGCTCACCGGCCTCGGCCAGCACTTCGACTCCCCGGTCGCGCTGCTGTCCTACGGCGACCGCAAACGCGTGGAGTTCGCCCGCGCCCTCTGTCTGGAGCCCAGTGTGCTGCTGCTCGACGAACCCGTGGCCGGTATGAACGCCGCCGAACGGGCCCGCACCGCCGAGACGATCCGCGCCGTGCGCGCCGAACTCGGCCTGTCCGTCGTGCTGGTGGAGCACGACATGGGCCTGGTGATGCGGCTCGCCGACGAGGTCACCGTCCTCGACTTCGGCCGCGTCATCGCCCACGGCACCCCCGACGAGGTCCGCCGCGACCCCGAGGTGCTGCGCGCCTACCTCGGCACCGAGGCCACCGGGGAGGACGCGGCATGA
- the bdeA gene encoding bis(hydroxyethyl) terephthalate hydrolase — protein MQVHPHIRPRRAGRLAAAAAALAAVLGLGTLAGPGAHAADNPYERGPAPTTASIEAARGPYAVSQTSVSSLGVTGFGGGTIYYPTSTSDGTFGAVAISPGYTAYQSSIAWLGPRLASQGFVVFTIDTNSTLDQPDSRGRQLLAALDYLTQRSSVRARVDSTRLGVMGHSMGGGGSLEAAKSRPSLQAAIPLTPWNTDKTWPELSTPTLIVGADGDTIAPVASHSEPFYTSLPSSLDRAYLELNGATHFTPNSSDTTIAKYSVSWLKRFIDNDTRYEQFLCPLPRPSLTIEEYRGNCPHTG, from the coding sequence GTGCAGGTCCACCCCCACATCAGGCCCCGCAGGGCCGGAAGACTCGCCGCAGCCGCGGCGGCGCTCGCCGCGGTCCTCGGGCTCGGCACCCTCGCCGGGCCCGGCGCCCACGCGGCGGACAACCCCTACGAGCGCGGCCCCGCGCCGACCACGGCCAGTATCGAGGCGGCCCGCGGCCCGTACGCCGTCTCCCAGACGTCCGTCTCCTCCCTCGGTGTCACCGGGTTCGGCGGCGGCACGATCTACTACCCGACCAGCACCAGCGACGGCACCTTCGGCGCGGTGGCGATCTCGCCCGGCTACACCGCCTACCAGTCGTCGATCGCCTGGCTGGGCCCGCGCCTGGCCTCCCAGGGCTTCGTGGTGTTCACCATCGACACGAACTCCACCCTCGACCAGCCCGACTCCCGTGGCCGCCAACTCCTCGCCGCACTGGACTACTTGACGCAGCGCAGCTCGGTGCGCGCACGCGTCGACAGCACGAGGCTCGGCGTCATGGGCCACTCCATGGGCGGCGGGGGCAGCCTGGAAGCCGCGAAGTCCCGCCCCTCCCTCCAGGCGGCGATCCCGCTCACGCCCTGGAATACCGACAAGACCTGGCCCGAGCTCAGCACACCCACGCTGATCGTCGGCGCCGACGGCGACACGATCGCCCCGGTCGCCAGCCACTCCGAGCCGTTCTACACGAGCCTGCCGTCCAGCCTGGACCGCGCCTATCTGGAGCTGAACGGCGCCACCCACTTCACGCCCAACTCGTCGGACACGACGATCGCGAAGTACAGCGTCTCCTGGCTCAAGCGGTTCATCGACAACGACACCCGCTATGAGCAGTTCCTGTGTCCGCTGCCCCGCCCGAGCCTGACCATCGAGGAGTACCGGGGCAACTGCCCCCACACCGGATGA
- a CDS encoding glycoside hydrolase family 64 protein has product MTPRHQRQLGRRKVLFALGGAAVAVPAVAAVAPHALAGPTAAAGLPLTIVNDSGSFDNANVHLYIVGNQDGRQVRVTPDGTLAPISLSDNGPDGFTDYAISLAGSGETRLSLPYLSGRIYVALGQKLKFKAVTDGNGNAALQYPAGWVTSDPNYPVLHDCAEFTYNSSGMFCNTTMVDMFSVPLSIRLTGAKDQTTGTLRAGGRASVFAAVRQNADFARLVVDDTRVLAPGHGLDAGLFPKDYFAPYIDEVWSSYTGRDLVVTTNAGAFTGRVRGDRLTFAGPAAVSFARPSTRDVLFCDGALAAPNDGTTGPVAAVLGAGFNRSTLISHPSQPTTDPATFYRGSLTNHYSAALHAATEDGRAYGFAFDDVADFASYIQDTAPTGIRLTLTPF; this is encoded by the coding sequence ATGACGCCCCGGCACCAGCGCCAACTCGGCCGTCGCAAGGTTCTCTTCGCCCTCGGAGGTGCCGCCGTGGCGGTGCCCGCCGTCGCCGCCGTCGCGCCGCACGCACTCGCGGGCCCCACCGCGGCCGCCGGCCTGCCGCTGACGATCGTCAACGACAGCGGCTCCTTCGACAACGCGAACGTCCACCTCTACATCGTCGGCAACCAGGACGGCCGCCAGGTCCGCGTCACTCCCGACGGCACGCTCGCGCCGATCTCCCTGTCGGACAACGGCCCCGACGGCTTCACCGACTACGCGATCAGCCTCGCGGGCAGCGGTGAGACACGGCTGTCGCTGCCGTACCTGTCCGGGCGGATCTATGTGGCGCTCGGCCAGAAGCTCAAGTTCAAGGCCGTGACGGACGGCAACGGCAACGCGGCGCTCCAGTACCCGGCGGGCTGGGTGACCTCGGATCCCAACTACCCGGTGCTGCACGACTGCGCCGAGTTCACCTACAACTCCTCGGGCATGTTCTGCAACACCACGATGGTCGACATGTTCAGCGTGCCGCTGAGCATCCGGCTGACCGGCGCGAAGGACCAGACGACGGGCACGCTGCGCGCCGGCGGGCGGGCGTCCGTCTTCGCGGCCGTACGGCAGAACGCGGATTTCGCGCGGCTGGTGGTGGATGACACGCGGGTTCTGGCGCCCGGGCACGGGCTGGACGCCGGGCTGTTTCCGAAGGACTACTTCGCGCCGTACATCGACGAGGTGTGGAGCTCGTACACCGGGCGGGATCTCGTCGTCACGACCAATGCCGGGGCGTTCACGGGGCGGGTGCGCGGTGACCGACTGACCTTCGCCGGGCCCGCCGCGGTCTCCTTCGCCCGGCCCTCGACCCGGGACGTGCTCTTCTGCGACGGTGCCCTCGCCGCGCCCAACGACGGTACGACCGGGCCGGTCGCGGCAGTGCTGGGCGCCGGATTCAACCGCTCGACGCTCATCTCGCACCCGTCCCAGCCGACGACCGACCCCGCCACCTTCTACCGGGGCTCGCTCACCAACCACTACTCGGCAGCCCTGCACGCGGCCACCGAGGACGGGCGGGCGTACGGCTTCGCCTTCGACGACGTCGCCGATTTCGCCTCGTACATCCAGGACACGGCCCCGACGGGGATCCGCCTGACGCTCACACCGTTCTAG
- a CDS encoding ABC transporter ATP-binding protein, which translates to MPEAPPDEEPALHVEGLDVTYGRALSALRSVSLTVPHGGVVALLGANGAGKTTLLRAVSGTLRLHRGAVTAGRIRYGATELDGRDPVAAVRAGVVQVPEGRRVFAGLTVDENLRTGGLGLGRRSPALVRESRDRVFTLFPRLAERTHQAAGLLSGGEQQMLAIGRALMAAPRLLLLDEPSLGLAPQMVARIAEVVREIHTQGTAVLLVEQNAGMALSLADSAYVLEVGEIRLSGAADELARTDAVRRLYLGETADGQGAA; encoded by the coding sequence ATGCCCGAAGCACCACCGGACGAGGAACCGGCCCTGCACGTCGAAGGCCTCGACGTGACCTACGGCCGTGCCCTGTCCGCCCTTCGTTCCGTGTCGCTGACCGTCCCGCACGGCGGCGTCGTCGCCCTGCTCGGCGCCAACGGCGCGGGCAAGACGACCCTGCTGCGGGCCGTCTCGGGCACCCTGCGCCTGCACCGCGGCGCGGTCACCGCCGGCCGCATCCGCTACGGCGCCACGGAACTCGACGGCCGCGACCCGGTCGCCGCGGTGCGCGCCGGCGTCGTCCAGGTCCCGGAGGGCAGGCGCGTGTTCGCCGGGCTCACGGTCGACGAGAACCTCCGCACCGGCGGCCTCGGCCTCGGCCGCCGCAGTCCCGCCCTGGTACGCGAATCCCGCGACCGCGTGTTCACCCTGTTCCCGCGGCTCGCGGAACGCACTCACCAGGCCGCGGGGCTCCTGTCCGGCGGAGAGCAGCAGATGCTCGCCATCGGCCGCGCCCTGATGGCGGCCCCCCGGCTGCTCCTGCTGGACGAGCCGTCCCTGGGCCTCGCCCCGCAGATGGTGGCCCGGATCGCCGAGGTCGTCCGGGAGATCCACACCCAGGGCACCGCCGTGCTCCTGGTCGAACAGAACGCCGGCATGGCGCTCTCCCTCGCGGACAGCGCCTATGTCCTGGAGGTCGGCGAGATCCGGCTGTCCGGGGCGGCCGACGAACTCGCCCGCACGGACGCCGTACGGCGGCTGTACCTGGGCGAGACCGCCGACGGTCAGGGGGCCGCGTGA
- a CDS encoding GNAT family N-acetyltransferase, protein MPYVVRPADLADAPAITELLNAVDLIEIGRPETDLHTVEAELKHPEIDLSQDSWLAFHEGRLVAYGLVWEESGGERVDADHYVLPDHQEAGQQLFAAMEARALAKARENGAARAVVHLHLNVAPTLDTSLIQARGWSVVRRYHVLHRPVDPAEDRAPQVPPGVRLRACADEADRRRAHALNQATFAEHFDFQPRTYEQWLHDIGAERIDWSLVWIVSTEDQGDVGFLLARDDREAMGWVRGIGVLREARALGLGGLLLRHAFAAFAARGRDTVGLGVDTGNTTGAPGLYARHGMTVHYAVDTWETVLG, encoded by the coding sequence ATGCCCTACGTCGTACGCCCCGCCGATCTCGCCGACGCGCCCGCCATCACCGAGCTGCTGAACGCGGTCGATCTGATCGAGATCGGCCGGCCCGAGACCGATCTGCACACCGTCGAGGCCGAACTCAAGCACCCCGAGATCGACCTGTCCCAGGACTCCTGGCTGGCCTTCCACGAGGGCCGGTTGGTGGCGTACGGGCTGGTGTGGGAAGAGTCGGGCGGCGAGCGCGTCGACGCCGACCACTATGTGCTGCCCGACCACCAGGAGGCCGGGCAGCAGCTGTTCGCGGCGATGGAGGCCAGGGCCCTGGCCAAGGCCCGCGAGAACGGCGCCGCCAGGGCCGTGGTCCATCTGCACCTCAACGTCGCGCCCACACTGGACACTTCGCTGATCCAGGCGCGCGGCTGGTCCGTCGTACGGCGCTACCACGTGCTGCACCGACCGGTGGATCCCGCCGAGGACCGGGCCCCGCAGGTGCCGCCCGGGGTACGGCTGCGGGCGTGCGCCGATGAGGCGGACCGCAGGCGCGCCCACGCGCTGAACCAGGCCACCTTCGCCGAGCACTTCGACTTCCAGCCGCGCACCTACGAGCAGTGGCTGCACGACATCGGCGCCGAGAGGATCGACTGGTCGCTGGTGTGGATCGTGAGCACCGAGGACCAGGGAGACGTGGGCTTCCTCCTAGCCCGCGACGACCGCGAGGCCATGGGCTGGGTCCGCGGCATCGGAGTACTGCGCGAGGCCCGCGCCCTGGGCCTCGGCGGCCTGCTGCTTCGCCACGCGTTCGCCGCCTTCGCCGCCCGGGGACGGGACACGGTGGGCCTGGGCGTGGACACCGGCAACACCACCGGCGCGCCTGGCCTGTACGCCCGCCACGGCATGACGGTGCACTACGCCGTCGACACCTGGGAGACGGTCCTGGGCTGA
- a CDS encoding OsmC family protein, whose protein sequence is MTDNSLRSVAVERTGPGHFTAANARGGTIEFGTEGADFTPVELLLAAIGGCTMADVDVATSRHAEPDRFTVTVTGHKVSDEQGNRMTDLEVTFSVSFPEGEGGDRARAILPRAVKTSHDRLCTVSRTIETGTPVTAAVEGT, encoded by the coding sequence ATGACCGACAACTCCCTGCGCTCCGTCGCCGTCGAGCGGACCGGCCCCGGCCACTTCACCGCCGCCAACGCCCGTGGCGGCACGATCGAGTTCGGCACCGAGGGCGCCGACTTCACCCCGGTCGAGCTGCTGCTCGCCGCGATCGGCGGCTGCACCATGGCCGACGTCGACGTCGCCACCAGCCGCCACGCGGAACCCGACCGCTTCACCGTCACCGTGACCGGCCACAAGGTCAGCGACGAGCAGGGCAACCGGATGACCGACCTGGAGGTCACCTTCTCCGTCTCCTTCCCGGAGGGCGAGGGCGGCGACCGCGCCCGCGCGATTCTTCCCCGGGCGGTGAAGACCTCCCACGACCGGCTCTGCACGGTCAGCCGCACGATCGAGACCGGCACGCCGGTCACGGCCGCCGTCGAAGGCACCTGA
- a CDS encoding GNAT family N-acetyltransferase → MTDLVIRTLDESDAHLFDALPDPLGASEAHRTTRHRPDWKRVALRDGKVVARGAWWGGPDDSEPLNINWFDVAEGEEEAGAELLRSVPWQVDLEFNLPAGWREIPAVRAAADTAFAAARAVGYELLVERYLYRWTPECGLPERPGRLVFEAEPDDAVFFDALRRIHSVTLDAHALKAIKEGGLDQAAQEEMDFFRWCPSPREWWQIARTPEGEPVGIHIPGRNLTSPIIGFIGVLPEQRGRGYAYDLLVECTHFLVEQGAEFISGATDQGNFPMAANFAKAGHPVVRERIDFHVPGGTR, encoded by the coding sequence ATGACCGATCTGGTCATCCGTACGCTCGACGAGAGCGACGCCCATCTGTTCGACGCCCTGCCCGACCCGCTGGGCGCGAGCGAGGCACACCGCACCACCCGTCACCGCCCCGACTGGAAGCGCGTGGCCCTGCGCGACGGCAAGGTCGTGGCGCGCGGCGCCTGGTGGGGCGGCCCCGACGACTCGGAGCCGCTGAACATCAACTGGTTCGACGTGGCCGAAGGGGAGGAAGAGGCAGGGGCCGAACTCCTGCGCTCCGTCCCGTGGCAGGTCGACCTGGAGTTCAATCTGCCCGCCGGCTGGCGCGAGATCCCGGCCGTGCGCGCCGCGGCGGACACCGCCTTCGCGGCTGCTCGCGCGGTGGGTTATGAACTTCTTGTCGAGCGCTACCTGTACCGGTGGACGCCGGAGTGCGGGCTGCCCGAGCGGCCCGGACGGCTCGTCTTCGAGGCCGAGCCCGACGACGCCGTGTTCTTCGACGCGCTGCGCCGCATCCACTCCGTCACGCTGGACGCCCATGCCCTCAAGGCCATCAAGGAGGGCGGCCTCGACCAAGCGGCCCAGGAGGAGATGGACTTCTTCCGCTGGTGCCCCTCGCCGCGCGAGTGGTGGCAGATCGCCCGCACCCCGGAAGGCGAGCCGGTGGGCATCCACATCCCGGGGCGCAACCTGACCTCGCCGATCATCGGCTTCATCGGCGTCCTGCCGGAACAGCGCGGCCGCGGCTACGCCTACGACCTCCTCGTGGAGTGCACTCACTTCCTGGTCGAGCAGGGCGCCGAGTTCATCAGCGGGGCCACCGACCAGGGGAACTTCCCGATGGCCGCGAACTTCGCCAAGGCCGGCCACCCGGTGGTCCGGGAGCGGATCGACTTCCATGTCCCGGGCGGGACGCGGTAG
- a CDS encoding helix-turn-helix domain-containing protein, with product MHPAVRTRAMIRTGPVPVPQPRNARRGRSLIDADALRVLHRAARVLIDDLPDLTDRLVALVQEQETAYRTALETDYAGTWQEVHRSLRHSVMSLLDPRGNRDAARRCSWKIGVRRAEQGVPLDALLHAFRLGGSLVWQRLVEETSRTAPEDVRLLVHVATDVWNFVDEHCTLVADAYRQAERQLAWRRENRVRLLAAALLDGTSRIADLPETAEGLDLPEHGRYVVVAVAGGRPPGPSGARASAVPPGTRVHWHTGVEVDYGIVLVGDEDPEGDDDPLEGLDLAPGSKAGVGSVVTGLAAVGDARQLADLALSICPQAGGTIRLTEHLPEALVVSCPELGTTLADQVLGPLLRLEPADRDVLLDTLSAWLSCDGSAQRAGERLYCHRNTVLNRLRRCEQLTGRSLARPLDVVEISLALTARRLLR from the coding sequence ATGCATCCTGCCGTACGGACACGCGCGATGATCCGCACCGGACCGGTGCCCGTTCCGCAGCCGCGGAACGCGCGGCGCGGGCGGTCGCTGATCGACGCCGACGCATTGCGTGTCCTGCACCGGGCCGCGCGCGTCCTGATCGACGACCTGCCGGACCTCACCGACCGGCTGGTGGCCCTCGTCCAGGAGCAGGAGACCGCCTACCGGACCGCGCTGGAGACCGACTACGCGGGCACCTGGCAGGAGGTGCACCGCTCACTGCGGCACAGTGTGATGTCGCTGCTCGACCCGCGCGGCAACCGGGACGCGGCCCGCCGCTGCTCTTGGAAGATCGGCGTGCGCCGTGCCGAGCAGGGCGTGCCGCTCGACGCCTTGCTGCACGCGTTCCGGCTCGGCGGGTCCCTGGTGTGGCAGCGGCTGGTGGAGGAGACCTCCCGGACGGCACCCGAGGACGTACGGCTGCTCGTCCATGTGGCGACCGACGTGTGGAACTTCGTCGACGAGCACTGCACCCTCGTCGCGGACGCCTACCGGCAGGCCGAGCGACAGCTGGCCTGGCGGCGCGAGAACCGGGTACGGCTGCTCGCGGCCGCCCTCCTCGACGGCACCAGCCGTATCGCCGACCTGCCCGAGACCGCCGAGGGCCTGGACCTGCCGGAACACGGCCGGTACGTCGTCGTCGCGGTCGCCGGCGGACGGCCCCCGGGCCCCTCGGGCGCCCGCGCCTCCGCCGTACCGCCCGGCACGCGCGTGCACTGGCACACAGGAGTGGAAGTGGACTACGGCATCGTCCTGGTCGGCGACGAGGATCCGGAGGGCGACGACGACCCGCTGGAGGGCCTGGACCTGGCCCCGGGCAGCAAGGCCGGCGTCGGCAGCGTGGTCACGGGCCTGGCCGCGGTGGGCGACGCCCGGCAGCTCGCGGATCTCGCGCTGAGCATCTGCCCGCAAGCGGGCGGCACGATCCGGCTGACGGAACACCTCCCCGAGGCCCTGGTCGTCTCGTGCCCCGAACTCGGCACGACCCTCGCCGACCAGGTCCTTGGGCCGCTGCTCCGGCTGGAGCCCGCGGACCGGGACGTCCTCCTGGACACCCTGTCCGCCTGGCTGTCCTGCGACGGCTCCGCCCAGCGCGCGGGCGAGCGCCTGTACTGCCACCGCAACACCGTCCTTAACCGCCTGCGCCGCTGCGAACAGCTCACTGGGCGCTCCCTGGCCCGCCCCCTGGACGTGGTGGAGATCAGCTTGGCGCTGACGGCGCGGCGACTCCTGCGCTGA
- a CDS encoding branched-chain amino acid ABC transporter permease, with translation MSDFLRRYRAWTVLLVVLLCALPFYLDAFWLRIGLFSMAAAVGAVGLGLLAGTAGQLSLGHAFFLAVGAYGYVWLAGEPGPGLPPAVAVVLAVLLAGAAGGLFSPVAGRVRGIYLGVATLALVFLGHHVLLTADSITGGFNGRSVPPLELGGFSFTASDPEMTLLGVPFGAEERLWYLGLALFALTWFTARGLRLGRPGRALVALRDSETAAAVMGVHVARYRSAAFVVSSMYAGLAGVMLALAFRRVVPDYFSLALSVDYLAMIVIGGLGSVAGATAGAVFVTALPLLMTRYADQLPLVAAPGTTDGAVGPTEAARYLYGAAIVLILLFAPDGLHGMVRRARARIQRRRAVPKDADPATETPSPASAVRAKEPTP, from the coding sequence GTGTCTGACTTCCTGCGCCGCTACCGCGCCTGGACCGTCCTGCTGGTCGTCCTGCTGTGCGCCCTGCCCTTCTACCTGGACGCATTCTGGCTGCGCATCGGCCTGTTCTCCATGGCCGCCGCCGTCGGCGCCGTGGGCCTCGGACTGCTGGCCGGCACCGCGGGCCAGCTCTCCCTCGGCCACGCCTTCTTCCTCGCCGTCGGCGCCTACGGCTATGTCTGGCTCGCCGGAGAGCCCGGCCCGGGCCTGCCACCCGCCGTCGCCGTCGTCCTCGCGGTGCTGCTCGCCGGGGCCGCGGGCGGTCTGTTCAGTCCGGTCGCGGGCCGGGTGCGCGGGATCTACCTCGGCGTCGCCACCCTCGCCCTGGTCTTCCTCGGCCACCATGTCCTGCTCACCGCGGACTCGATCACCGGCGGCTTCAACGGCCGCTCGGTGCCGCCCCTGGAGCTCGGCGGCTTCTCCTTCACCGCCTCCGACCCCGAGATGACGCTGCTGGGCGTGCCGTTCGGCGCCGAGGAACGGCTGTGGTACCTGGGCCTCGCGCTGTTCGCGCTCACCTGGTTCACCGCCCGCGGCCTGCGGCTCGGACGCCCCGGCAGGGCACTGGTGGCGCTGCGCGACAGCGAGACCGCGGCCGCGGTGATGGGCGTGCACGTCGCCCGCTACCGCTCGGCGGCCTTCGTGGTCTCCTCCATGTACGCGGGCCTGGCCGGGGTGATGCTCGCCCTCGCCTTCCGCCGGGTCGTGCCGGACTACTTCTCCCTGGCCCTCTCGGTCGACTACCTCGCCATGATCGTCATCGGCGGTCTCGGCTCGGTCGCCGGAGCCACCGCGGGAGCCGTCTTCGTCACCGCGCTGCCCCTGCTGATGACCCGCTACGCCGACCAGCTGCCCCTGGTGGCGGCCCCCGGCACCACCGACGGAGCGGTCGGCCCCACCGAGGCGGCCCGCTACCTCTACGGAGCGGCGATCGTCCTGATCCTGCTCTTCGCCCCCGACGGACTGCACGGCATGGTCCGGCGCGCCCGCGCCCGGATCCAGCGCCGACGGGCCGTACCCAAGGACGCGGACCCCGCGACCGAGACCCCATCACCCGCCTCAGCTGTACGAGCCAAGGAGCCGACACCGTGA